One genomic region from Phycisphaeraceae bacterium encodes:
- a CDS encoding adenylyltransferase/cytidyltransferase family protein, with amino-acid sequence MPSPARAKILSINDLQQLRAQARTAGQTVVQCHGCFDIVHPGHIRHLRFAKSQGDLLLVTITGDSEITKGDGRPLIPQELRAENLAELDCVDWVCIDPHPTAADLLTHIQPDVFIKGREYEFNRDPRFAAERAAVENAGGRVVFSSGDVIFSSTALINAMEAQTEPFQRRLAHLAQQPELAQGALELLYSAFRGRRILILGEIVQETYVFCDQPEVADEAPIMSLRPVRHQYFDGGAAIIARHLAALGAKPTLATALPDSDLARAVQRRLNAAGVDVNPVTIDSPIPERQRFFVNSTKMMKLDLADHLVLDARQREQLIAGTISIVNDAQGFDAAIIADAGIGLFSPAILQRLSRDLRPHIGVLAAGSSSRRADLRSLHHLDLLCTSESQLRDAYRNFGDGLPAVTWELFHETNSHAAIVSLADEGLIAFNRLPQATDSAWQSRLKGEHVPSLAANPVDTLGCHEAMLATATLALASGASLLAAGFLASVAAGLHARRIGNPPVEISELRRDCSRVLSSRIAFTQTELPIVARITRPDPAAHRTAS; translated from the coding sequence ATGCCCAGCCCAGCACGCGCCAAGATTCTCTCCATCAACGATCTTCAGCAACTCCGCGCACAAGCCCGCACCGCAGGCCAGACTGTCGTCCAGTGTCATGGCTGCTTTGACATCGTTCATCCCGGGCACATCCGCCACCTCCGATTCGCAAAATCCCAAGGCGATCTCCTTCTCGTCACCATCACCGGCGATTCCGAAATCACCAAAGGCGACGGCCGACCACTCATCCCCCAGGAACTCCGCGCCGAAAACCTCGCCGAGCTCGACTGCGTCGATTGGGTCTGCATCGACCCTCACCCCACCGCCGCCGATCTCCTCACCCACATTCAGCCCGACGTCTTCATCAAGGGCCGTGAGTACGAGTTCAACCGCGATCCGCGTTTCGCCGCCGAACGCGCCGCCGTCGAGAATGCCGGAGGCCGCGTCGTCTTCAGTTCCGGCGACGTCATCTTCAGTTCAACCGCACTCATCAACGCAATGGAAGCCCAGACCGAACCATTCCAGCGTCGCCTCGCGCACCTCGCCCAGCAGCCCGAACTCGCGCAAGGCGCACTCGAACTGCTCTACTCCGCTTTCCGAGGCCGCCGAATACTTATCCTCGGCGAAATCGTGCAGGAAACATACGTCTTCTGCGATCAACCCGAAGTCGCCGACGAAGCCCCAATCATGTCGCTCCGCCCCGTTCGGCACCAATACTTCGATGGCGGAGCAGCCATCATCGCACGGCATCTCGCAGCACTCGGCGCAAAACCCACCCTCGCCACCGCTCTCCCCGACTCCGATCTGGCTCGCGCCGTGCAGCGTCGACTCAACGCTGCAGGTGTCGATGTCAATCCCGTCACAATCGACTCACCAATTCCCGAGCGCCAGCGCTTCTTCGTCAACTCCACAAAGATGATGAAACTCGATCTGGCCGATCACCTCGTTCTCGACGCACGTCAGCGCGAGCAACTCATCGCGGGCACCATCTCCATTGTCAACGATGCCCAAGGCTTCGACGCCGCGATCATCGCCGACGCTGGCATCGGTCTCTTCTCGCCCGCAATCCTTCAGCGCCTCAGCCGAGATCTCCGCCCACACATCGGCGTCCTCGCTGCCGGCAGCAGCTCGCGCCGCGCCGACCTCCGCTCCCTTCATCACCTCGATCTCCTCTGCACCTCCGAATCGCAACTCCGCGACGCATACCGCAACTTCGGCGACGGCCTCCCCGCCGTCACATGGGAACTCTTCCACGAGACCAACTCACACGCCGCCATCGTATCGCTCGCCGACGAAGGTCTCATCGCCTTCAACCGTCTCCCACAAGCCACCGACTCCGCATGGCAGTCTCGACTCAAAGGCGAACATGTCCCCTCACTGGCCGCCAATCCCGTCGATACGCTCGGCTGTCACGAAGCCATGCTCGCCACCGCCACCCTCGCCCTGGCCAGTGGCGCATCGCTCCTCGCCGCTGGCTTCCTCGCATCCGTCGCTGCCGGCCTGCACGCACGCCGCATCGGCAACCCACCCGTCGAAATCTCTGAACTCCGACGCGACTGTTCCCGCGTGCTCTCATCGCGCATCGCGTTCACTCAGACCGAACTCCCCATCGTCGCTCGCATCACCAGGCCAGATCCCGCTGCACACCGCACCGCCTCATGA
- a CDS encoding glycosyltransferase: protein MISYVIPTRDRPDDLARTLRGIGSLLEHDPAHPAHEPAEVIVIDNASRFVPIVPAWLDNRVPVRLVLLNENLGAASRNIGAKRTSPDSQWIIMLDDDSMPVDGRFIHRLRTQPADVAAVMADIFLPNQDRREDGGLPEVFVGCGVAIRREIFTSLGGYDHTFEYYAEEYDLSARILHSGSRIVFEPDFRIHHFKSAGGRDMNRIVARLVRNGCWVMQRYAPQSDRRTQLREVRNRARLIAMLENATEGYKQGLAELRESLSRQARSPLDRTTFDRFTGLWHARQALQRAHADRPFSSARVVGQGKNAWVVQRALAELGVSINDKSDVLVVGTMSPGPMLDTRDRFADLGRVITPWSRTARVARRT, encoded by the coding sequence ATGATCTCCTACGTCATCCCAACCCGAGACCGCCCCGACGACCTCGCACGCACCCTGCGAGGCATCGGCTCATTACTCGAACACGATCCCGCGCATCCCGCGCACGAACCTGCCGAAGTCATCGTCATCGACAACGCCTCTCGCTTCGTCCCCATCGTGCCCGCATGGCTCGACAACAGAGTCCCCGTACGCCTCGTCCTGCTCAACGAAAATCTCGGAGCCGCCTCACGCAACATCGGCGCAAAACGCACCAGCCCCGACAGCCAATGGATCATCATGCTCGATGACGACTCCATGCCCGTCGATGGTCGCTTCATCCACCGCCTGCGCACACAACCCGCCGACGTGGCCGCCGTCATGGCCGACATCTTCCTCCCAAACCAGGATCGACGCGAAGATGGCGGACTCCCAGAGGTCTTCGTAGGGTGCGGCGTTGCCATCCGACGCGAAATCTTCACATCCCTCGGCGGATACGACCACACCTTCGAGTACTACGCCGAGGAATACGACCTCTCCGCACGCATCCTCCACTCCGGATCACGCATCGTCTTCGAGCCCGACTTCCGCATCCATCACTTTAAATCCGCCGGCGGACGCGACATGAACCGCATCGTCGCACGGCTTGTCCGCAACGGCTGCTGGGTCATGCAGCGCTACGCCCCGCAATCCGACCGCCGAACACAACTTCGCGAGGTCCGCAACCGCGCACGCCTCATCGCCATGCTCGAAAACGCAACCGAAGGCTACAAACAAGGCCTCGCCGAACTCCGCGAATCACTCTCTCGCCAGGCACGCTCCCCGCTCGATCGCACCACCTTCGACCGCTTCACCGGTCTATGGCACGCGCGACAAGCCCTCCAGCGTGCGCACGCGGACCGACCATTCTCGTCCGCCAGAGTCGTTGGGCAAGGCAAGAACGCCTGGGTCGTCCAGCGGGCTCTGGCCGAACTGGGCGTCAGCATCAATGACAAAAGCGACGTCCTCGTCGTCGGAACCATGAGCCCCGGGCCCATGCTGGACACACGCGACCGCTTTGCCGACCTCGGCCGAGTCATCACTCCATGGTCGCGCACCGCCCGCGTCGCTCGGCGGACCTGA
- a CDS encoding PH domain-containing protein: MIKKACDRCDRVLELDDSKAGTKVHCPSCGDVNLIPFVTKYHPNSTPSQTVGRAEAKGYPPDKGPEVQVLMLRRAMFRSRPLSFITVALLTIASLVLALIHLVNPAALPVWVAITAVLIVLAGSILFVIWWIQSLSARLDVTNKRTITRRGLLSRSTSEVLHDNIRNVQIEQTFWQRVWHVGSIGISSSGQDGIEIQMHNVPTPDRLKEVIDLYRPLD; this comes from the coding sequence ATGATCAAAAAGGCGTGCGACCGGTGCGATCGCGTCCTCGAACTCGATGACTCCAAAGCAGGCACCAAGGTCCACTGCCCCTCCTGTGGCGATGTCAACCTCATCCCCTTCGTCACCAAGTATCACCCAAACTCCACCCCATCTCAAACCGTTGGTCGCGCTGAAGCCAAGGGTTATCCCCCAGATAAAGGCCCCGAGGTCCAAGTCCTCATGCTTCGGCGTGCCATGTTTCGCTCGCGCCCTCTTTCCTTTATAACCGTCGCGTTGTTGACCATCGCATCACTGGTCCTTGCTTTGATCCATCTGGTCAATCCTGCCGCACTCCCTGTTTGGGTGGCGATCACCGCAGTGCTCATTGTCCTGGCAGGGAGCATCCTGTTCGTCATCTGGTGGATCCAAAGCCTCTCCGCCCGTCTCGACGTCACCAACAAACGCACCATCACCCGCCGAGGTCTTCTCAGCCGTTCAACAAGTGAAGTTCTGCACGACAACATCCGCAATGTCCAGATCGAGCAGACCTTCTGGCAGCGGGTCTGGCACGTCGGATCCATCGGAATCTCCAGCAGCGGACAGGACGGCATCGAGATCCAGATGCACAATGTCCCCACGCCTGACCGATTGAAAGAGGTCATCGACCTCTACCGCCCGCTCGATTAA
- the trmB gene encoding tRNA (guanosine(46)-N7)-methyltransferase TrmB, with translation MSFGLGHGREIDPAPGVVGVSAEELPPLPDDALARPDGGWVDVRAWFENPDRPLEIEIGSGKGTFLIQQAEIEPETNFLGIEWAAEFYAYAADRVRRRREAGVLSNVRLLNSDATEFLRWRCPDGVARVIHLYFSDPWPKRRHHKKRVVQHRFLADAWRVLAPGGELRVVTDHEELWAWDCAHFGLWAQGVPSAQATSIEAMSSDVVRARESMPSMPFEFLEFDRPGSARAGELVGTNFERKFRLEGRSFYAGVMRKRV, from the coding sequence ATGTCGTTCGGACTTGGTCATGGTCGTGAGATTGACCCCGCGCCGGGGGTGGTGGGCGTGAGTGCGGAGGAGTTGCCGCCGCTGCCTGATGATGCCCTGGCACGCCCCGATGGCGGGTGGGTGGACGTGCGTGCGTGGTTCGAGAATCCGGACCGGCCACTGGAGATCGAGATTGGTTCGGGCAAGGGGACGTTTCTGATTCAGCAGGCAGAGATCGAGCCTGAGACGAACTTCCTGGGCATTGAGTGGGCAGCCGAGTTTTACGCATATGCAGCGGACCGGGTCCGGCGTCGGCGCGAGGCCGGAGTGCTCTCCAATGTGCGCTTGCTCAACTCGGACGCGACAGAGTTTCTGCGCTGGCGATGTCCGGATGGCGTGGCGCGCGTGATTCACCTGTACTTTTCGGATCCGTGGCCGAAGCGGCGGCACCACAAGAAGAGGGTGGTGCAGCACCGCTTTCTCGCCGATGCGTGGCGCGTGCTCGCGCCGGGAGGAGAGCTGCGGGTGGTGACGGACCATGAAGAATTGTGGGCGTGGGATTGTGCGCACTTCGGGCTTTGGGCACAAGGGGTGCCGAGCGCACAGGCAACGTCGATCGAAGCGATGTCGAGTGATGTGGTGCGTGCGCGCGAATCGATGCCTTCGATGCCGTTCGAGTTTCTTGAGTTCGATCGTCCGGGGTCGGCGCGTGCGGGTGAGCTGGTGGGGACGAACTTTGAGCGCAAGTTTCGGCTCGAAGGGCGGAGTTTTTATGCGGGGGTGATGCGCAAACGCGTGTGA
- a CDS encoding methyltransferase domain-containing protein: MGEYVLGTHDVELQRLGVQHRIWGAQAHAAWERGKLGPGSKVLDVGCGPGWALLDMAEIVGPAGVAVGIDESERYIETLKARAEARGLGQLHARCADIHDLQAVAADFGPFDMVYVRWVLCFVRDPGAVVRAMAQCLRPGGRLVIHDYFNYACMTIAPRDPRFSAGIAAIARSWVDHGGSPDVMEWSLKFAHDAGLVVRHFDVMQRIARPTDPAWAWPDLFWKSFIPRLVESGHLSSEQQREFFEAWHEASESPIAFMHLPPVYEMVAERPAP, encoded by the coding sequence ATGGGCGAATATGTTCTCGGTACACACGATGTTGAACTTCAAAGACTGGGCGTGCAGCATCGCATCTGGGGCGCACAGGCGCACGCAGCCTGGGAGCGCGGCAAACTTGGGCCGGGCTCGAAAGTGCTCGATGTTGGGTGTGGACCCGGTTGGGCGCTGCTCGACATGGCAGAAATTGTCGGGCCTGCGGGCGTTGCAGTCGGCATCGATGAGTCCGAGCGCTACATCGAAACGCTCAAGGCGCGGGCCGAGGCACGCGGGCTTGGACAACTGCACGCCCGCTGTGCGGATATTCACGATCTTCAGGCGGTCGCAGCCGACTTCGGGCCGTTCGACATGGTGTATGTGCGATGGGTGCTGTGCTTTGTGCGCGATCCGGGTGCAGTGGTGCGGGCGATGGCCCAGTGTCTTCGGCCCGGGGGCAGGCTCGTCATTCATGATTACTTCAACTACGCCTGCATGACCATCGCGCCGCGCGACCCGAGGTTCTCGGCGGGAATCGCAGCCATTGCTCGCAGCTGGGTCGATCACGGCGGCTCGCCGGATGTCATGGAGTGGAGTCTGAAGTTTGCGCACGATGCCGGACTTGTCGTGCGACACTTCGATGTCATGCAGCGTATTGCCCGCCCGACAGATCCCGCATGGGCGTGGCCGGATCTGTTCTGGAAGTCGTTTATTCCGCGTCTTGTTGAATCGGGCCATCTCTCGTCCGAACAGCAACGGGAGTTCTTCGAAGCCTGGCACGAAGCATCCGAAAGCCCGATCGCGTTCATGCATCTACCGCCGGTCTACGAAATGGTTGCGGAGCGACCGGCCCCGTGA
- a CDS encoding MFS transporter has product MRPESPERLPSLSPPYLPIVGSAFRSFLPRNVPRMSRHNYRNELTASFFLPWMLAGVEGGVMGVVVKNSFDGVVTDRTLNLAVATIAAAPALANIVSFVWARLSHGRDKIKYLCALQFSIAMLVAMLALVPRVPLGLHLLILLVVAARVCFAGVVTLRSTVWAANYPESSRARVTGRLTTIQVGLVAFSGLTIGLAMQWEDWYFRVLTPVFALAGIVGVLRYAKTRVRNHRRLLLAERSMEESETPSFNPISLWRVLTRDKLFGTFMWLQMVLGIGNLMINPVLIVMLKDRFHISYEGIIITHTLPLIMMPLCIPLWARLMDRMHIVWFRAIHSWTFVLGAGAYLAAGLLLSTELLYLGAVFRGLAFGGGALAWSLGHLDFAPPGRESQYMSVHVTLTGLRGLIAPILGIEVYMLLEWFGPGLGAWTFGLATVLIVIGAIGFMFLGRFMSRKNGTLAKRGGFVR; this is encoded by the coding sequence GTGCGTCCAGAGTCTCCAGAACGTCTGCCCAGTCTGAGTCCGCCCTACCTGCCGATTGTCGGCTCGGCTTTTCGTTCGTTTCTGCCCCGCAATGTCCCGCGGATGAGTCGGCACAACTACCGCAACGAACTCACCGCTTCGTTCTTTCTGCCCTGGATGCTGGCCGGGGTCGAAGGCGGCGTCATGGGCGTTGTGGTCAAAAACTCCTTTGATGGCGTGGTCACGGACCGCACGCTCAACCTCGCTGTGGCGACGATCGCTGCAGCACCGGCACTGGCCAACATCGTCAGTTTCGTCTGGGCAAGGCTGAGCCATGGGCGCGACAAGATCAAGTATCTCTGCGCCTTGCAGTTTTCGATCGCGATGCTCGTGGCCATGCTCGCCCTTGTGCCACGAGTGCCTCTCGGGTTACACCTGCTCATCCTGCTGGTGGTTGCAGCCCGGGTTTGCTTTGCCGGCGTCGTCACGTTGCGATCGACCGTCTGGGCTGCCAACTACCCCGAGTCATCCCGCGCTCGCGTGACTGGCAGACTCACGACAATTCAGGTCGGGCTGGTGGCGTTCAGCGGCTTGACCATCGGCCTGGCAATGCAGTGGGAAGACTGGTACTTTCGCGTGCTGACGCCCGTCTTTGCGCTGGCTGGCATCGTTGGAGTGTTGCGATACGCCAAGACGCGTGTGCGTAATCACCGCCGCCTGTTGCTGGCCGAGCGTTCAATGGAAGAGAGTGAAACACCCTCTTTCAATCCGATTTCATTGTGGCGTGTCCTGACGCGCGACAAACTATTCGGAACCTTCATGTGGCTCCAGATGGTGCTGGGCATCGGGAACCTCATGATTAACCCCGTGCTGATTGTCATGCTCAAAGATCGGTTTCACATCTCCTACGAAGGCATCATCATCACCCACACGCTGCCCCTGATCATGATGCCCCTGTGCATTCCGCTGTGGGCGCGACTGATGGACCGCATGCACATCGTCTGGTTTCGAGCCATTCATTCATGGACGTTCGTGCTCGGGGCTGGGGCGTATCTGGCGGCCGGCTTGCTGCTCAGCACCGAACTGCTGTACCTCGGGGCGGTGTTTCGAGGGCTGGCCTTCGGCGGTGGCGCACTGGCGTGGTCCCTGGGGCACCTGGATTTTGCTCCCCCGGGCAGAGAGTCGCAGTACATGAGCGTGCATGTAACCCTGACGGGCTTGCGCGGGCTGATCGCTCCGATTCTGGGGATCGAGGTGTACATGCTGCTCGAGTGGTTCGGGCCCGGGCTGGGGGCTTGGACCTTCGGGCTGGCGACAGTGCTCATCGTCATCGGGGCCATCGGGTTCATGTTTCTCGGGCGTTTCATGTCGCGAAAGAACGGCACGCTCGCCAAACGAGGGGGGTTCGTACGGTAA
- a CDS encoding DUF1573 domain-containing protein, with protein MNVQPVKMLKVMMSAVVTLCAGTAVALPPPLPRAPLQPQAEPELKLVDSRMVFETKAHNFGDIFDHEEQKFEFKFTNRGSVPLIIGSITSTCGCTVPDVVKKVYEPGESGEITVMYNPSGKKGVDARSVTIATNDMVEPQARLNIQANVKPLIVIEPTFIQFGQANKGEVKEADLYVGGRIDDFKVSIATTSMPEAFEVVVGDTEVRKIGNEELPTTKITVRMKPNAPIGVHRAEMSIRTSDPRRPIVHSQVLAHVLGDLALIPPRLSLGRVDAGSTYTREFRVQSRSGAPFKINEVVVRDSQSKATFEFEPDDVKNPTTWRVRMTGFVGADERRILGSILVRTDVRDEEAIDVQFNGFVNPR; from the coding sequence ATGAATGTTCAACCTGTCAAGATGCTCAAGGTGATGATGAGCGCGGTGGTGACTCTGTGTGCCGGTACGGCCGTTGCGCTCCCGCCGCCGCTTCCTCGTGCTCCTCTGCAGCCTCAGGCAGAGCCGGAACTCAAACTCGTCGATTCACGCATGGTCTTTGAAACCAAGGCTCACAACTTTGGCGATATTTTCGACCACGAGGAACAGAAGTTTGAGTTCAAGTTCACGAACCGGGGAAGCGTGCCACTGATCATCGGCAGCATCACTTCGACATGTGGATGCACGGTCCCGGATGTGGTGAAGAAGGTGTACGAGCCGGGCGAATCGGGCGAGATCACCGTGATGTACAACCCATCGGGTAAGAAGGGCGTCGACGCACGCAGCGTCACGATCGCGACCAACGACATGGTCGAACCACAAGCCAGGCTCAATATTCAGGCCAACGTCAAGCCGTTGATCGTCATCGAACCGACGTTCATCCAGTTTGGACAGGCCAATAAGGGCGAGGTCAAGGAGGCCGATCTCTATGTGGGCGGCCGCATCGACGACTTCAAAGTCTCGATTGCCACCACGAGCATGCCCGAAGCCTTCGAGGTCGTCGTCGGCGACACGGAAGTCCGCAAGATCGGCAACGAAGAGCTCCCGACGACCAAGATCACGGTGCGCATGAAGCCCAATGCTCCGATCGGGGTGCACCGAGCCGAGATGTCGATCCGCACGAGTGACCCTCGCCGCCCGATCGTGCACTCACAGGTTCTTGCGCATGTGCTTGGCGATCTGGCGCTGATCCCGCCGAGGCTGTCGCTGGGCAGAGTCGATGCAGGTTCGACGTATACGCGGGAGTTCCGCGTACAAAGCCGCTCGGGAGCACCGTTCAAGATCAACGAGGTCGTAGTGCGCGATTCGCAGAGCAAGGCTACGTTTGAGTTCGAGCCTGATGACGTGAAGAACCCGACGACATGGAGGGTGCGCATGACTGGTTTCGTCGGTGCCGATGAGCGACGGATTCTCGGCAGTATTCTCGTGAGAACGGACGTCAGGGACGAGGAGGCCATCGATGTCCAGTTCAACGGGTTCGTCAATCCGCGATAG
- a CDS encoding DoxX family membrane protein, with protein MRVLDVLLLTPLRLGLGGLFCFSAFMKLRNVQEFGNSVKAFQIFDLDKVEHLAMLTAYTIPWLELFSGVLLVLGLWSRPAAVAALAQLAVFTIGIASVLQRDLEVRCGCFGKYEWPCTGSISICHIWRNAALLLIALILVARGGGLIGLDGFRKGRRSAAGPAQSASSGH; from the coding sequence ATGAGAGTGCTCGACGTCCTGTTGCTCACGCCACTTCGCCTGGGGCTCGGTGGTTTGTTCTGCTTCAGCGCCTTCATGAAACTGCGCAATGTGCAGGAGTTCGGGAACTCGGTCAAGGCATTCCAGATCTTCGACCTCGACAAGGTCGAGCACCTGGCAATGCTGACCGCGTACACCATTCCTTGGCTTGAACTGTTCTCAGGGGTTTTGCTGGTGCTAGGTTTGTGGTCGAGGCCGGCTGCAGTCGCGGCTTTGGCACAACTGGCGGTCTTCACCATCGGCATCGCGTCAGTGTTGCAACGCGATCTTGAAGTTCGTTGCGGGTGTTTTGGCAAGTATGAATGGCCTTGCACCGGGTCCATCTCGATCTGCCACATCTGGCGCAATGCAGCCCTCCTGCTCATCGCCCTGATTCTGGTCGCAAGGGGCGGGGGCCTGATTGGACTGGATGGATTTCGTAAGGGTCGGCGTTCGGCAGCTGGGCCTGCTCAAAGTGCGTCATCTGGACACTGA
- the rpsR gene encoding 30S ribosomal protein S18, whose amino-acid sequence MSRFNRFSPMPPTKIAKTSANGMLFVDWKDVETLRRAMSPNGKIHSRKRLGTSAREQKMVAQAIKRARFMGLLPYTSATL is encoded by the coding sequence ATGAGTCGATTCAATCGTTTTTCGCCTATGCCCCCGACCAAAATCGCCAAGACCAGCGCCAATGGCATGCTATTTGTCGATTGGAAGGATGTCGAGACCCTTCGCCGCGCGATGAGCCCCAACGGCAAGATTCACAGCCGCAAGCGACTGGGCACCTCTGCCCGCGAGCAGAAGATGGTGGCACAGGCCATCAAGCGTGCTCGTTTCATGGGCTTGCTCCCGTACACCTCCGCAACACTCTGA
- a CDS encoding GAF domain-containing protein, with protein sequence MHAARDYAAIALKDAPRDRSPLMRAAADVLWNALAPTGVSWVGFYLKDATSDTMVLGPCRDKPACSPIGLHGACGQSWRNEQSLVVHDVRLLGDGYIACDPRDLSEVVVPLFGADGACWGVLDADSFEVSAFSERDAQELALLMVRIGLSDRTPAHATRVV encoded by the coding sequence ATGCATGCGGCACGTGATTATGCCGCGATAGCGCTTAAAGATGCTCCGCGCGATCGGTCTCCCTTGATGCGCGCCGCTGCTGATGTCTTGTGGAATGCGCTGGCACCGACCGGTGTGTCGTGGGTCGGCTTTTACCTGAAGGATGCGACTTCCGACACAATGGTGCTCGGTCCGTGCCGCGACAAGCCCGCGTGCTCGCCCATCGGTCTGCATGGCGCGTGCGGGCAATCGTGGCGCAATGAGCAAAGCCTGGTCGTGCACGATGTCCGCCTTCTCGGCGATGGCTATATCGCATGCGACCCGCGAGACCTTTCGGAAGTCGTCGTGCCGTTGTTTGGAGCAGATGGCGCGTGCTGGGGCGTGCTTGATGCCGACAGCTTCGAAGTCAGCGCGTTCAGCGAGCGTGATGCTCAGGAGCTCGCATTGTTGATGGTGCGGATCGGACTGAGCGACCGCACGCCAGCGCACGCAACCCGGGTTGTCTGA
- a CDS encoding RluA family pseudouridine synthase, which translates to MNGSPLEPAKIRVVSVFDRFVVIDKPAGLLSVPGVGPENQDCAACQVCATFPHATGPLVCHRLDQATSGLMVFALDVEAQKLISLQFQRQGVEKCYEALLRGTPSRQEGCVELPLRADWPNRPRQMVDVVDGRPARTLWRAIESGVEGTTRVEFRPTTGKTHQLRLHAATPEAQGGIGCPIVGDELYDPQHPAPRLMLHATRLRLSDPDTLRRVEFVSVCPF; encoded by the coding sequence GTGAACGGTAGCCCGCTGGAGCCAGCGAAGATCCGTGTTGTGAGCGTGTTTGATCGATTCGTCGTGATCGACAAGCCCGCGGGGCTTCTGAGCGTGCCGGGCGTCGGGCCGGAAAATCAGGATTGCGCGGCGTGTCAGGTGTGTGCGACCTTCCCGCACGCGACCGGGCCATTGGTGTGCCATCGCCTCGATCAGGCCACCAGCGGGCTGATGGTCTTTGCGCTCGATGTCGAGGCACAGAAACTCATCTCGCTTCAGTTCCAGCGGCAGGGCGTTGAGAAGTGCTACGAGGCGCTCCTGCGGGGGACGCCTTCGCGGCAGGAAGGGTGCGTTGAGTTGCCGCTGCGTGCCGATTGGCCCAATCGCCCTCGGCAGATGGTTGACGTGGTCGATGGCCGACCGGCGCGAACGCTGTGGCGCGCCATCGAATCAGGAGTAGAAGGCACAACGCGGGTCGAGTTTCGGCCAACCACCGGCAAGACGCATCAGTTGCGATTGCACGCAGCCACGCCCGAAGCGCAAGGCGGCATCGGATGTCCGATTGTCGGCGATGAACTTTATGATCCGCAGCATCCGGCCCCGAGGCTCATGCTGCACGCGACGCGATTGAGGCTGAGTGACCCAGACACACTTCGTCGCGTCGAGTTTGTCAGTGTCTGTCCGTTTTGA
- a CDS encoding PD40 domain-containing protein, giving the protein MFWTLLAFSPALIEPDWKVHEAPILTDHIQLTFPQQFVRAGEAYFNPDMTWIIFQAVPRPPEDSEPGEHYEMYVAPLTRDADGRVTGLGDVIQISKTGSANTCGWFHPSEPGRVLFGSTIVPPTAPDRAGYQRDTGRYRWQFPEETQIVSGVVPAIVDPSRTESIQPITDALWSRPGYDAEGSWSPDGKWLLYTQVDVETGDPDIYVRDLDAGVSIPLVVAPGYDGGPFFSPNGKRITYRSDRKGNNLLQLFVADLVFDESGQITGIEREAAVTDNEFVNWAPYWHPSGALLVYSTNEAAPEQHNYEVFIIDARGSVPDPIKVRLTNADGFDGLPVFSHDGKLLMWTSQRGAAIEGESRPSSQLWLASFSMENFALAYAKEVMDRKEASAAEPGT; this is encoded by the coding sequence ATGTTCTGGACACTTCTGGCATTCTCGCCCGCCCTGATTGAACCCGACTGGAAGGTGCACGAAGCACCGATTCTCACCGATCACATTCAACTCACCTTCCCACAGCAGTTCGTCCGCGCTGGTGAAGCCTATTTCAACCCCGACATGACCTGGATCATCTTTCAGGCTGTTCCCCGTCCACCCGAGGATTCCGAGCCGGGCGAACACTATGAAATGTACGTCGCCCCGCTCACGCGCGATGCCGACGGCCGCGTCACCGGGCTTGGCGACGTGATCCAGATCAGCAAAACCGGCTCTGCCAACACCTGCGGCTGGTTCCATCCGAGCGAGCCGGGTCGGGTGCTCTTCGGCTCGACGATCGTGCCACCGACGGCACCCGACCGCGCCGGCTACCAGCGCGACACCGGGCGTTACCGCTGGCAGTTTCCTGAGGAGACGCAGATCGTCTCAGGCGTGGTGCCCGCGATTGTCGATCCATCGCGCACCGAATCTATTCAGCCGATCACCGACGCGCTCTGGTCGCGCCCAGGCTACGACGCTGAAGGCTCATGGTCACCCGACGGCAAGTGGCTGCTCTATACCCAGGTCGATGTCGAGACGGGCGACCCTGACATCTACGTCCGCGATCTTGACGCCGGCGTGTCGATCCCGCTGGTGGTCGCACCCGGCTACGACGGCGGCCCGTTCTTCTCGCCCAACGGCAAGCGCATCACCTACCGCAGCGACCGCAAGGGCAACAACCTGCTGCAACTGTTCGTCGCCGATCTTGTGTTCGACGAATCCGGGCAGATCACGGGCATCGAGCGCGAAGCAGCCGTCACCGACAACGAGTTCGTCAACTGGGCCCCCTACTGGCATCCGTCGGGCGCGCTGCTGGTCTATTCAACCAACGAAGCCGCTCCCGAGCAGCACAACTACGAAGTCTTCATCATCGACGCGCGTGGCTCTGTGCCCGATCCGATCAAGGTGCGTCTGACCAATGCCGACGGGTTTGATGGCCTGCCGGTGTTCAGCCACGACGGAAAACTGCTCATGTGGACCAGCCAGCGCGGGGCCGCGATCGAGGGCGAGAGCCGCCCGTCGAGCCAGTTGTGGCTTGCCTCATTCAGCATGGAGAACTTCGCGCTGGCATACGCCAAGGAAGTCATGGATCGCAAGGAAGCCAGCGCCGCGGAGCCCGGCACGTGA